A genomic segment from Lignipirellula cremea encodes:
- a CDS encoding phospholipase D family protein: MLMESLQPPEGCRLDWAVGTTYTLDLMALLTAPVAFAFADWQDRDGRPTCDPLALLKAVRQYASQVCLFCQAGKIQVPKTYQPLLASLEESIVEANAPQGGSFHPKMWFLRFVDTDTGTVQYRVLCVSRNMTFDRSWDTLLCLEGPLRDRTNAFSRNHPLGQFVEALPGMGVRPLATQWKKRISQLAYEIRRVEFEIPEPFEKLEFWPLGIGGTSRWPFPKRVDRLFIVSPFVGDGLMEDLQQWQAPTQLLSRAESLERLAPTTLASLEKVWVLDDTANPEPGEAEEEFEADSELPEGGEKAQDIPLVGLHAKVYLAEEGWDARVFTGSANATRAAFGRNVEFLVELRGKRSRCGIAAMLGESSEGEQKRASCLADLLQPYNPVGSEVKVDHAVEAFERQVEQLAKTLAATAPVAQCQPALEDGSFRLRLAATKPLKKLQLEGFEVRARPVSLPSSQFYAVDVLESPWVEFAAVSLLGLTSFFVFEVESVVLKVRRQFVLNVPLKNAPENRHEAILRDLLSDRDRVLRFLMMLLLDTGARDLSKFMESSNKGENNFSFMHSLFGATLFESLVRALDRDPERLEQVAQVILDLRQTEDGKTLLPDDLDAIWEPIWAVCSQQLNRKKKAR; the protein is encoded by the coding sequence TTGCTGATGGAATCGCTGCAACCGCCGGAAGGCTGTCGGCTGGACTGGGCGGTGGGGACCACGTACACGCTCGATTTGATGGCGCTTCTGACGGCGCCCGTCGCGTTTGCGTTTGCTGACTGGCAGGACCGCGACGGCCGTCCAACCTGCGATCCGCTGGCCTTACTGAAAGCCGTACGACAGTACGCGAGCCAGGTCTGCCTGTTCTGCCAGGCCGGTAAGATCCAGGTTCCCAAAACGTACCAACCCCTGCTGGCGAGCCTGGAAGAATCTATTGTCGAGGCCAACGCACCGCAGGGCGGCAGTTTTCATCCGAAAATGTGGTTCCTCCGATTCGTCGATACGGACACAGGCACCGTTCAGTATCGAGTCCTGTGCGTCAGCCGCAACATGACCTTCGACCGATCCTGGGACACGCTGCTTTGTCTGGAAGGACCGCTTCGGGATCGAACAAATGCTTTCAGCAGAAACCATCCCCTCGGGCAGTTTGTCGAAGCACTGCCGGGGATGGGCGTCCGACCCTTGGCGACGCAATGGAAGAAGCGAATCTCGCAACTCGCCTATGAAATCCGACGTGTTGAATTCGAGATTCCTGAACCGTTTGAGAAACTTGAATTCTGGCCGCTGGGAATCGGCGGAACTAGTCGCTGGCCGTTCCCAAAACGCGTGGATCGACTGTTTATCGTCTCGCCGTTTGTAGGCGACGGACTGATGGAGGATCTCCAGCAGTGGCAGGCGCCCACGCAGCTGCTCTCACGTGCGGAGAGTTTGGAGCGTCTGGCGCCGACGACCTTGGCGTCGCTGGAGAAGGTCTGGGTACTGGATGACACGGCGAATCCCGAGCCCGGGGAAGCCGAAGAGGAATTCGAGGCGGACTCGGAACTGCCTGAGGGTGGCGAAAAAGCTCAGGACATTCCCCTCGTCGGATTGCATGCGAAGGTGTACCTCGCTGAGGAAGGTTGGGATGCACGGGTCTTCACAGGATCGGCCAATGCGACCCGCGCCGCGTTTGGCCGTAACGTCGAGTTCCTCGTTGAACTCCGCGGCAAGAGAAGCCGTTGCGGGATCGCCGCGATGCTGGGCGAGTCGTCCGAAGGCGAGCAAAAACGAGCATCGTGCCTGGCCGACTTGCTCCAGCCGTACAATCCTGTCGGAAGCGAAGTAAAGGTCGATCACGCAGTAGAAGCCTTCGAGCGCCAGGTCGAACAACTGGCCAAAACCCTGGCGGCGACGGCGCCCGTCGCCCAATGCCAGCCAGCATTGGAGGATGGGTCTTTTCGATTACGTCTGGCCGCAACGAAGCCGTTGAAAAAGCTCCAATTGGAGGGCTTTGAAGTCAGGGCCAGGCCAGTCAGCCTGCCCAGCTCACAGTTTTACGCGGTAGATGTCTTAGAATCGCCTTGGGTTGAGTTCGCAGCGGTATCCTTGTTGGGTCTGACCTCGTTCTTTGTCTTTGAAGTCGAATCCGTCGTCCTGAAAGTGCGCCGGCAATTCGTCCTGAATGTTCCGCTGAAAAACGCACCTGAGAATCGGCATGAGGCCATTCTTCGCGATCTGCTGAGCGATCGCGACCGCGTGCTACGGTTCCTGATGATGCTATTGCTGGACACGGGGGCAAGAGACCTCAGCAAGTTCATGGAGTCTTCCAACAAAGGCGAGAACAATTTTAGTTTCATGCACTCGCTGTTCGGCGCTACGCTTTTCGAGTCGCTGGTCCGAGCACTTGATCGCGATCCCGAGCGATTGGAACAAGTGGCGCAAGTCATTCTTGATCTGCGACAAACAGAGGACGGCAAGACGTTGCTTCCTGATGATCTGGATGCGATCTGGGAGCCCATTTGGGCCGTGTGCTCTCAGCAACTTAACCGGAAGAAGAAAGCCAGGTAG